CACCAATGTTCCGTTGCTTCCGATAATACGGTGACATGGGATGATAATGGCTAGCGGGTTACGGTTAACTGCTCCTCCTACAGCACGAACGGCTTTTGGAGAGTTAATCGCTTCCGCAATTTCCTTATAAGATTTGGTTTCTCCATAAGGGACCTCGAGCAGTGCTTTCCAAACCTTTTGTTGAAAAGGCGAACCATACAAGTCCAGGTCGATATCAAACCAGCGAATAGATCCTTCAAAGTAATCTACAAAGGCTGCTTTTTCCTTTTCAAGAAGACCTGGGTTCCTCTCAAAATCAGCTCTTAAAAAATACCTTTTTGCCCAATTGGTCAGTGTAGGACGAATATCCTCCATTCGACCATAGGAAACTGCGCATAAACCATCCTTTGTACGAACTAAAGTTAATGGTCCCACAGGTGAATCCATTTCATCATAGTTTAGAATTGATTGCTGAACCATAATATTCCCCCTAACCAAGTAAGGCCATCTTAAACAAATTTCGCCAAACCCTTATCAATTTCCTTTAAGACTTCCTCATCTTTTTCTCTCTCTAATGAAAATAAAAGGGCATTTCTGGCTTCCACTGTTCCTATTTTTCCAAGAGCCCATGCAGCCGTTCCTCTCATGACTGGGCGCACATCTTCCTTTAATACTTTCCCTATCTCTTCAACGGAAGAAGTATCCTTAAAATGTGCTAAAGCAATGAGCGCATTTCTTTGGATGGGCTTTTTTCCACGCCATGAACCCGCAATTGTACCAAACTTCTCTTTGAATTCACGATTGGACATAGTTAATAGAGGGCGTAATTTTGGTTTAACTATTTCTGGGTTGGGCTCTAACTCCTCATGCAAATGATAATCAATGCCTTTATTACGTGGACACACCATTTGACAGGTGTCACACCCATAGAGTCGATTACCGATTTTTTCTCGGAATTCATCAGGCAAAAACCCTTTCGTTTGCGTTAAAAAAGCAATGCAACGATTGGCATTTAGTTGCCCTCCTTCTATCAGAGCTCCAGTTGGGCAGGCATCCAGACAAATGGTGCAATCCCCGCAACTATCTTCTACAGGTAAATCCGGTGCAAATGGGATGTTAGTCACCATTTCCCCTAGATAAACATAAGATCCAAACTTCTCAGTAATAATGGAGCAATTTTTTCCACTAAAACCAATGCCTGCACGTTCGGCTACGGCACGATCAGATAATTCCCCAGTGTCTACCATACTTTTATATTGAACATCTGGAACCTTCTCCTGTAAAAATCCAGCCAATTTCTCTAGACGATCACGTAGCACATGATGGTAATCCTCTCCCCAAGAAGCGCGACA
This genomic window from Bacillaceae bacterium S4-13-56 contains:
- a CDS encoding methylated-DNA--[protein]-cysteine S-methyltransferase, translating into MVQQSILNYDEMDSPVGPLTLVRTKDGLCAVSYGRMEDIRPTLTNWAKRYFLRADFERNPGLLEKEKAAFVDYFEGSIRWFDIDLDLYGSPFQQKVWKALLEVPYGETKSYKEIAEAINSPKAVRAVGGAVNRNPLAIIIPCHRIIGSNGTLVGYNGGLEIKRKLLEHEDADVIRRIG
- the queG gene encoding tRNA epoxyqueuosine(34) reductase QueG, which gives rise to MTFAHLKDELIAYSKQIGIDQIGFASADVFSELKERLKRQQELGYQSGFEEPDLDKRTNPNLLVDGAQSIISIAIAYPSKMKDAPRSIRNERRGIFCRASWGEDYHHVLRDRLEKLAGFLQEKVPDVQYKSMVDTGELSDRAVAERAGIGFSGKNCSIITEKFGSYVYLGEMVTNIPFAPDLPVEDSCGDCTICLDACPTGALIEGGQLNANRCIAFLTQTKGFLPDEFREKIGNRLYGCDTCQMVCPRNKGIDYHLHEELEPNPEIVKPKLRPLLTMSNREFKEKFGTIAGSWRGKKPIQRNALIALAHFKDTSSVEEIGKVLKEDVRPVMRGTAAWALGKIGTVEARNALLFSLEREKDEEVLKEIDKGLAKFV